In Bacillus sp. KH172YL63, one genomic interval encodes:
- a CDS encoding LysM peptidoglycan-binding domain-containing protein — MMMDEMKRPFCIVLLVMVLGGLFLPRGTATAKVDLVKKETVSWTFPVDGYITDYFGSRSGTHKGIDIGGEVGSPVFAVDKGIVMKSYLSETYGHVVFVRHNNGYETVYAHLESRMADEGQEVLQGQQLGTLGNTGRSTGAHLHFEVHRGEWTIDKDYAVDPFRVFGHGEVGELVFANEMDPYQTVDVTASAAVMETAGNHVVSKGDTLWAISQRYNCSVDKLKAANGLIDTQISIGQKLVIPGSKENTYVVKSGDTLFSISLSLGMEVNELVAVNNLDAHAAIYPKQVLKVR; from the coding sequence ATGATGATGGATGAGATGAAGAGACCTTTTTGTATCGTCCTCCTGGTAATGGTTTTGGGAGGGTTGTTTCTGCCCCGGGGAACTGCAACCGCAAAGGTGGATTTGGTCAAGAAGGAGACAGTCTCATGGACGTTCCCGGTGGATGGCTATATTACTGATTATTTTGGAAGCAGATCTGGCACACATAAAGGAATCGATATCGGGGGGGAGGTAGGTTCCCCGGTATTTGCGGTAGATAAAGGAATTGTCATGAAGTCGTATCTTTCAGAAACTTATGGTCATGTTGTATTTGTGCGGCACAACAATGGTTATGAAACTGTTTATGCCCACCTGGAAAGTAGGATGGCAGATGAAGGTCAAGAAGTGTTGCAAGGCCAGCAGCTTGGCACGCTTGGAAATACAGGCAGGTCAACGGGTGCCCATCTTCACTTTGAAGTTCACAGGGGTGAATGGACCATTGATAAAGATTATGCGGTAGATCCGTTTCGGGTTTTCGGCCACGGGGAAGTCGGGGAACTGGTATTTGCGAATGAAATGGACCCTTATCAGACAGTGGATGTCACCGCCTCGGCTGCAGTCATGGAGACGGCCGGGAATCATGTGGTGAGTAAAGGCGATACGCTTTGGGCGATTTCACAAAGATACAATTGTTCGGTAGATAAGCTGAAAGCGGCAAATGGGTTGATTGATACGCAAATCAGCATCGGTCAGAAGCTCGTCATCCCGGGATCAAAAGAGAATACATATGTGGTGAAGTCCGGTGATACATTGTTTTCTATTTCTTTGTCCCTAGGGATGGAGGTAAATGAACTCGTGG